In a genomic window of Temperatibacter marinus:
- a CDS encoding sulfotransferase produces the protein MDQTLHFISGLPRSGSTLLAALLRQNPRFHASISSPVAALMNGMLEQIGAGSEFYRFFDQDKRRALCEALFKAYYAEHQGETVIFDTNRSWTARMHQLEMLWGEFKMIVCVRNPAWIVDSFETLYRNHPLDYSRVYSGKTRGNIYSRAESLMAHSGVIGSAWAALKEAYYGPLSDRLLLVDYELLAKHPEKCLSLVYDFLEESPFKHDVNKVAFEDAVFDRDVGVEGLHSVRGKVELQTRATLLPPDVFKTYSEMAFWHDTKGTRANLISHKSY, from the coding sequence ATGGATCAGACATTACATTTCATTTCGGGCCTGCCGCGTTCAGGCTCTACACTTCTAGCAGCCTTGCTGCGCCAAAACCCAAGGTTTCATGCGTCTATCAGCAGTCCTGTTGCCGCATTGATGAATGGGATGCTTGAACAGATCGGAGCAGGGAGTGAATTTTATCGGTTTTTTGATCAGGACAAGCGCAGGGCTCTTTGTGAAGCTTTGTTCAAGGCTTATTATGCAGAACATCAAGGGGAGACCGTAATTTTTGATACCAATCGATCCTGGACAGCGCGGATGCATCAGCTTGAGATGCTATGGGGTGAGTTTAAAATGATCGTTTGTGTGCGGAACCCCGCTTGGATCGTGGACAGTTTCGAAACCCTTTATCGCAATCATCCTCTGGATTATAGCCGTGTCTATTCGGGAAAAACTCGCGGCAACATCTACAGCAGAGCGGAAAGTTTAATGGCTCATTCTGGTGTTATAGGCAGCGCTTGGGCGGCGTTGAAGGAAGCCTATTACGGCCCTCTCTCAGATCGGCTTTTACTGGTGGATTATGAATTACTTGCCAAACATCCTGAAAAATGCCTTTCGTTGGTTTATGACTTTCTTGAGGAATCGCCCTTTAAGCATGACGTTAACAAAGTTGCTTTTGAAGATGCAGTATTTGACCGTGATGTGGGGGTTGAAGGGCTCCACTCCGTGCGAGGAAAGGTTGAGCTTCAAACCCGTGCCACTCTCTTGCCGCCTGACGTGTTCAAAACATATTCTGAGATGGCCTTTTGGCATGACACCAAAGGGACGAGGGCAAATCTGATATCGCATAAATCTTATTGA
- a CDS encoding radical SAM family RiPP maturation amino acid epimerase has translation MSDSSQSTDALALERGIQLENLESLRPVYDQEFAHFRKDATVETWTLTALWDEYHGTLTASLPFYAWSGDSDGVTEDFDNWRQKQMIRTAFDVGAAARGLTHPPVAFELSDGCSVGCWFCGISAKKFGGHFPLDAVGVEHWREILEATQSVIGRGMVAGFCYWATEPLDHPDYVKFLETYYQVTGVIPQTTTAIPLRNEELTRNVLSLWDKSKFVPNRFSVLTTPILRRIHNIFTPEELLGVELVLQGFESLTPKSNAGKAYENGENKRPVKSKSDNMQEGTIACVTGFLVNLPNSTVRLVSPTLPSKEWPDGYYVFSSAKFKDPSDLAQKMREMAFAESRKMLSSKTPISLSSSYRFENEGEAIKLRNDIFGFTMDIFSIIGPMLDSGKYSPNEILKKAVADGYDPILVMKIMSDLTNSGFVGDVLRPASASVEELV, from the coding sequence GTGTCTGATAGCAGCCAGTCAACCGATGCACTGGCTCTAGAAAGAGGTATTCAGTTAGAAAACCTTGAATCATTAAGGCCTGTTTACGATCAGGAATTTGCTCACTTTCGTAAAGATGCTACTGTTGAAACTTGGACGCTAACAGCACTTTGGGATGAGTATCATGGTACTCTTACTGCAAGTCTGCCCTTCTACGCTTGGTCTGGTGATAGTGATGGGGTCACTGAAGACTTTGATAATTGGCGTCAAAAACAAATGATTCGGACAGCATTCGATGTGGGTGCGGCAGCTCGGGGATTAACGCATCCACCTGTCGCCTTTGAATTGTCAGATGGATGTAGTGTTGGATGTTGGTTTTGTGGTATCTCCGCAAAAAAATTTGGCGGGCATTTTCCCCTTGACGCAGTTGGTGTTGAACATTGGCGCGAAATTTTGGAGGCTACTCAATCGGTAATTGGGAGAGGGATGGTAGCTGGATTTTGTTATTGGGCAACGGAGCCTCTAGACCACCCTGATTATGTCAAATTTTTGGAAACCTATTATCAAGTTACAGGTGTGATCCCTCAGACAACGACAGCAATACCTCTTAGAAATGAGGAGCTCACCCGAAATGTTTTGTCACTATGGGATAAGTCTAAGTTTGTACCCAATCGATTTTCTGTTCTAACTACTCCTATTCTTAGACGCATTCACAATATATTTACGCCTGAAGAATTGTTAGGTGTCGAATTGGTCTTGCAAGGTTTTGAGAGCCTGACTCCAAAATCGAATGCGGGTAAGGCATATGAAAACGGTGAAAATAAAAGGCCAGTGAAATCTAAATCTGATAATATGCAAGAAGGTACCATTGCTTGTGTTACTGGCTTTTTAGTTAATTTACCTAATAGCACTGTTAGGTTAGTAAGTCCGACGCTTCCTAGTAAAGAGTGGCCGGATGGCTATTATGTATTTAGCTCAGCAAAATTCAAAGATCCAAGTGACCTAGCTCAGAAAATGAGAGAAATGGCGTTCGCCGAAAGTCGAAAAATGTTGAGTAGTAAAACGCCTATCTCACTAAGTAGCAGTTATCGTTTTGAAAATGAAGGAGAAGCGATAAAATTAAGGAATGATATATTCGGATTTACTATGGATATTTTTTCCATTATTGGCCCAATGCTAGATAGTGGGAAATACTCTCCCAATGAGATTTTGAAAAAAGCAGTTGCTGATGGATATGATCCAATACTTGTCATGAAAATCATGAGCGATTTGACAAATAGTGGTTTCGTTGGTGATGTCCTCCGTCCTGCATCTGCGTCTGTAGAAGAATTAGTGTAA
- a CDS encoding SdpI family protein has product MENLRWLIYLPHVISAAFAILGVPLALGLVAPNGLYGIRTHKTLENSEVWYLANTAGGIAMIVAGVVSVCIVILLHKYVGIDNVHKLALPMFVPVLMILLLLVPVSLHFA; this is encoded by the coding sequence ATGGAAAATCTACGCTGGTTGATTTATCTGCCGCATGTAATTTCTGCAGCATTTGCAATATTGGGTGTGCCTTTGGCCTTAGGGCTGGTTGCACCGAATGGATTGTATGGAATCCGAACACATAAAACATTAGAGAATTCAGAAGTGTGGTACCTAGCCAATACTGCTGGGGGAATAGCAATGATTGTAGCGGGTGTTGTATCTGTGTGTATTGTTATTTTGCTTCACAAATATGTGGGGATAGATAATGTCCATAAACTTGCATTGCCAATGTTTGTACCCGTGCTCATGATATTATTATTGCTTGTGCCTGTATCATTGCATTTTGCATGA
- a CDS encoding glycosyltransferase, with product MALSQQTFIISAQGTSGDIYPLIGIGKELSARGAHIIFLSNDRFCDLVKAEGFEHVSTGTVDNHNKLIRDERFWMFGKGAGQITWPILGRSSLRTSYKYVKSVRTKFDKKPIIMCSNPSLNGAVWAAESFDLPVVHFILSPIVILSALSPSAPTKWLIPAWLPSGEKAKYFKNELNKQERRKLMKPHIREANQLRKKLGLSSIGKASVEMHLNPTFQQIALFPPWYGEPAEDWPKQLTLTNFPLFNDVKPKSRSYVDKFIDSHGAPIIFSFGTGYTNVTSLIHIAWIVSDKLKLPCIFIGGDIEGVNIEIPNKCLHLNYADFEYVFSKSLLAVHHGGIGTMSQAIQAGIPQLIRPTAFDQFDNADKIKALNLGDYLLEKEFTIERVASKIVALLESKKVAEAAHYYAIQISKNNGIKESCDLIEKGLPSKDN from the coding sequence ATGGCTCTTTCCCAACAAACGTTCATCATATCAGCACAGGGGACGAGCGGTGATATCTATCCCCTAATTGGAATTGGTAAGGAGCTTTCCGCCAGAGGCGCGCACATCATCTTTTTAAGTAACGATCGTTTTTGCGACCTTGTGAAAGCAGAAGGTTTTGAACATGTTAGCACCGGCACAGTAGACAATCACAATAAGTTAATCAGAGATGAGAGGTTTTGGATGTTTGGCAAAGGTGCAGGGCAAATTACATGGCCTATTCTAGGGCGTTCGTCATTGCGAACCTCATACAAATATGTAAAGTCGGTCCGTACAAAATTTGATAAGAAGCCTATTATCATGTGCTCAAACCCTTCACTTAATGGTGCAGTTTGGGCCGCAGAAAGTTTCGACTTGCCAGTTGTCCATTTCATTTTGTCTCCCATAGTCATATTATCTGCCCTATCGCCATCAGCCCCGACTAAATGGTTGATTCCAGCATGGCTACCTAGTGGTGAGAAGGCAAAATATTTCAAAAACGAGCTTAATAAGCAAGAACGACGGAAACTCATGAAACCTCACATAAGAGAGGCAAACCAATTGCGTAAGAAGCTGGGACTTTCATCTATAGGCAAAGCGTCAGTCGAAATGCACCTCAATCCTACTTTTCAACAAATAGCACTATTCCCCCCATGGTACGGTGAGCCCGCTGAAGATTGGCCAAAACAGCTTACGCTAACAAATTTCCCATTATTTAATGACGTAAAACCTAAAAGTAGAAGTTATGTCGATAAATTTATCGACAGTCATGGGGCTCCAATAATTTTTAGTTTTGGAACTGGCTATACTAATGTGACCTCTCTCATTCATATTGCATGGATAGTTAGTGACAAACTGAAGCTTCCCTGCATTTTTATTGGAGGAGATATTGAAGGCGTCAACATCGAGATTCCTAATAAGTGTCTGCATTTAAACTATGCTGATTTTGAGTATGTTTTTTCAAAATCACTGTTAGCTGTTCACCATGGAGGAATTGGAACAATGTCTCAAGCAATTCAGGCAGGCATTCCTCAGTTAATTAGACCTACTGCTTTCGATCAATTTGATAATGCCGACAAAATAAAAGCGCTCAATCTTGGTGACTATCTGCTGGAGAAAGAATTCACTATTGAACGGGTTGCATCCAAGATAGTCGCATTATTAGAATCAAAGAAAGTTGCTGAAGCCGCACACTACTATGCTATTCAAATTAGTAAGAACAATGGAATTAAAGAAAGCTGTGATTTGATCGAAAAGGGTCTTCCATCCAAGGACAACTAA